In Haliscomenobacter hydrossis DSM 1100, the DNA window TAGTGCAAACGCCTACCCATGTCTACATCATCGAATTCAAGTTGAACTTGAGTGCAAGTATAGCTTTGGCACAAATCATCGACAAGCAGTACGCCGAAAAGTACCGCCTGAGCCCAAAGACCCTGATCGGCATCGGCATCAGCTTTGATACCGAGAAAAAAGCAGTGAAAGAATGGGAGACTCAGGAATTGTGAAACGTTGTTCTTACTCTGCTTTCATCCTGACCACAAAGCCCGTTCCCCATTGCTCCAGCGCCTGTCTAGCCGCTTTTTTGCTTCCAAAAGGACCCATCCATACTTTGTACACGACCGGAATTTGCCCTGAAGGCACCATCCAGCCCTGCTGCCGGGTACTGATCTGCCAGGCAGCGCGCGATTGCTCGGCGGCCAGAGGATTGTTATAGGCGGCCACCTGGATGTAGATGCCAGCCGCTACAACCGGGGCTGCTGTTTTGGGGGCACTGGCAGCGGTAACCTGGGGCGCAACCCTGGCCTTAATTGTTGCTTCCCGTACCGGCGTGTTCAATTGTTGTTTGGGTGTAGTTGCAGGAACTGCTGTTTTCCACCAGCTTTCGAGTTCCGTTTTGGCCAGCCCCAGCGTCAGCATCAAGCCCAGGATCAGCAATAGCCCCCACCCATTGTCGCGCCCCCATCTCGATTCTGGCAGCAAAGCTGGGGGAGCTGCATAATAATTGGGGGGATAAGACTGAGGTCCGCGGGGCCCGAGCAATTGCAGCGCAATCACCCCGCCAACAATCACCCCCAACAACAACAAAATCACGGAGAAATACAAGCTTTCCATCTCGATTGGTTTTATGGGTGAATCAGATTGGACATTACAATCATAAGACGTGCGTGGACTTCATTTTCTTTCAACAATTTTTTGTGGAAAAAAAAGCAGCTTTTTTTGAAAGAAAGCCAAACCGACTTGCGTCTTAAGGCCATCAACAGCTAAGGAACCCCAAGCTCTTTGATTGGGCGAAGCATCGGAAATGTGTTCATGAAGTGTGGTGAAATACTGTTTAGTTTGTTGATAATGAGCCCCGAAACGATTTCTTCACCACTAAAAATAAAAACCATGTCTGCGTACGACCCACAAACCCCTCCTGGCGAGAATCTTGTGCACGAATCAACCGTCATTTATCAAGTATTGCATTCCTGTTCACCATACTCCACCGCGAGTTGATCAACCATTTCCGCCGGGGCAAAGCCCAACCGCAGTCCGACGACCTGAGTCTGGCCAGCGAGCTTCCCGGCGAGGCCTTCGATCCGGCGACACAACAAATGGTGGAGTATGTACAGGAACTCATCAAAACCAGCCTTTCTGAAGAAGATCAACTCATCATGCGGCTGCGGGCCATCGAGGACTACACGTATCAGGAAATTGCCGACATAATGGGCATGCCCATCGATACCGTCAGTACCCGCATCCACCGGGCGCGTAGAATATTGCGGAATAAAATCTGATTGCTCATTCAATCTTGTCCTAATGACCAAAGCAATGAACACCAGTCAACTCATCCAGGAGGAACAGTTCATGACCATCCATCCTTTTGTACGCGAAATCGTGGAGATGCTACAGCCAGAATTAATAGATCACACGGATCTGCTGTACGCCATCGAGCGTTACGTGTTGCACAAACAGCCCAATTGCCCCAGGGGACTGGGCGATGAATTGCTTAGTATCCTGGAAGGCATGCGGTATTTGCACCGCCAAAAAATGAAACTCAGCACCCAACAACTCAGCTTTGAACTGCGCAAAAAACAACAGGAAAAGCAACTGCGTCCCCTGAAATAACCCCCATGATCCGCGAAACGAAGGCAAAGACAGAACGGTTTTCCACTTTCTTCTTTCACCTTTTTCAATTTCGTTTCGCATGGACAAACAAGCCTTATACCAGCACCAACAACAAAAAACCGTACTCTGCAGCATCAACAGCCTCAATGAACTGGCGCGATTGCTGCGGCTCGATCAACGCAAGTTGACCCTCATGGCCGAGCGGCCCAATTACCGCACCTTTGAAATCCCCAAAAAGGACGGCGGCATGCGCGAGATCGAGACCCCCGGCGACGACCTCAAACGCACCCTGGGCATCCTCAATCGCTATTTGCAAAGTGTGTATCTGTTTGAAAAATCCAGCGCGGCCTATGGCTTTGTCGTTGGCGTAAAAAACGACGACGACCGCCGCAATGTGCTCAGCAATGCCCGCAAACACATTGGCAAGCCCTACTTGCTCAACATCGATTTGGCCAACTTTTTCCACTCCATCACCCGTGAGCGGGTGCTCAAAGTATTCACCGAAGCTCCTTTTCGTTTCAAACGCGAATTGCCCGATGTATTGGCCGACATCTGTACCTACCGGGGGCGCTTGCCCATGGGTGCCCCCACCTCGCCCGTATTGTCCAACCTGGCCTGTATGGACCTCGACCGCGACCTCAGCATCCTGGCCAATTCTCTGTTCTGGAACTTCACGCGGTATGCCGACGACATGAGTTTTTCTTCCGACACCCCCATCACGCCCGAAAACATCGTTTCGCTCCGCAAAATCATCACCGACGCCGGATTTACCCTCAACGAGCAGAAATTAAAGCTCTACGGCCCAGCGGACCCCAAAACGGTGACGGGCATCCTGCTCGAAGCCGACGACTGTACGCTGGACCCCAGCTATCTGGACTTGCTCGATGAGGAGATCAAACGCCTCCACGAAGTGATGCGCGCCCAAAACGAACTGGGGCAGCTCAATACCCGTTGGGTCGAACAACTCAAACAACAAATCCGGGGCCGCATGGCTTTTGCCGGGTTTGTACTCAAACGCAAAAACGAGCGCTTCGTCGAGCTCAAAAACGCCTTCCACAGCGCCATCAATCCCCCCACCGAAGAATTTGGATCCATCAGTTGGCGCGGCTTTCCATACAATTTCTAAAATAGGTAAAAGTGTAGCACCCCGCCTACGGCGGAAATTGATAAAGATGATTTCACCACAGATGGCCACAGATTCACACAGATTTCATGTCATATCTACAAAATCTGCGTGAATCTGTGGTCATCTGTGGTGAAAAAAAGCCGCCGCAGGCGGGGTGCTACACTTTTACAAAACAAGCAGCTATGCAACTCGTACTGGATACCCATGGCCTACAACTGACCAAAAAGGGCGGCGTTTTTGAAGTGATCGGGGAAAAAAGCAAGCGGGAAATCAGCCCGGCCAAGTTGAGCAGCATCGCCGTTACGGCCACGGTGATCTTGCATTCCGACGCGGTGGTGCTGGCCATCAAAAACCAGATTCCCATCCTGTTTTTTGACCGCATCGGCAAAGTGCGTGCCCGTTTGTGGAGCCCCTATTTTGAAAGCCTAGCCACCCTGCGCCGCCAACAGGTGCGCTTTGCCGAAAGTGTGGAGGGCGGCAACTGGATGGTCGATGTGTTTATGCTCAAAGCGGAGGGGCAGGTGCAGTCTCTCCGTTTTTTGGCCAGCAAAGTTGCGGGTCAGAAACCTGTTCTGGACTCGGTCATCGGTTTGATCAAACAACAATCCCGCCAGTTTGAAAAGTACCGCGAACAGATGCCCGAAGAAATGCGCAACCAAATGATGGGCACCGAAGGCGCCATTGCGCGGGTGTACTGGCAGGGCTTGGGCGCTGCACTGCCCCGACAATACGCTTTCAACAAACGTACCCGCCAGCCCGCCGAGGATGTCTTCAATGCGGCTTTGAATTACCTCTACGGCATGTTGTATTCCGTAGTGGAAGGGGGCATCTTTGCCGCCGGACTGGATCCTTACCTGGGCATTTTACACGTGGACGAGTACCGCAAACCCACCCTGAGTTACGACCTCATTGAGCCTTTTCGCCCCTGGATCGATCAGCTTTTGGTGTTGGAGTGTCTGGAAAAGCGCCTGCAAACCACGTTTTTTACCCGCAACCAGCACGGTTTGTTCCTGAACAAAGAAGGTAAGGCTTTTATCATTCCCTTGTTCAACAACTTCTTGCGCAGCACCCGCACGTATTTTGATCGGGAATCTACCGTAAAAAATCACATTTATTTTTTGGCTCATTTATTGGCGCAGCGGATTCGGGGGACGGTTTAGGGTTTTAGGGTTTTAGGGTTTTAGGGTTTTAGGGTTTTAGGGTCTTAGGGTCTTA includes these proteins:
- a CDS encoding reverse transcriptase family protein, which encodes MDKQALYQHQQQKTVLCSINSLNELARLLRLDQRKLTLMAERPNYRTFEIPKKDGGMREIETPGDDLKRTLGILNRYLQSVYLFEKSSAAYGFVVGVKNDDDRRNVLSNARKHIGKPYLLNIDLANFFHSITRERVLKVFTEAPFRFKRELPDVLADICTYRGRLPMGAPTSPVLSNLACMDLDRDLSILANSLFWNFTRYADDMSFSSDTPITPENIVSLRKIITDAGFTLNEQKLKLYGPADPKTVTGILLEADDCTLDPSYLDLLDEEIKRLHEVMRAQNELGQLNTRWVEQLKQQIRGRMAFAGFVLKRKNERFVELKNAFHSAINPPTEEFGSISWRGFPYNF
- a CDS encoding RNA polymerase sigma factor; this translates as MAFLFTILHRELINHFRRGKAQPQSDDLSLASELPGEAFDPATQQMVEYVQELIKTSLSEEDQLIMRLRAIEDYTYQEIADIMGMPIDTVSTRIHRARRILRNKI
- a CDS encoding SPOR domain-containing protein, yielding MESLYFSVILLLLGVIVGGVIALQLLGPRGPQSYPPNYYAAPPALLPESRWGRDNGWGLLLILGLMLTLGLAKTELESWWKTAVPATTPKQQLNTPVREATIKARVAPQVTAASAPKTAAPVVAAGIYIQVAAYNNPLAAEQSRAAWQISTRQQGWMVPSGQIPVVYKVWMGPFGSKKAARQALEQWGTGFVVRMKAE
- the cas1 gene encoding CRISPR-associated endonuclease Cas1, with translation MQLVLDTHGLQLTKKGGVFEVIGEKSKREISPAKLSSIAVTATVILHSDAVVLAIKNQIPILFFDRIGKVRARLWSPYFESLATLRRQQVRFAESVEGGNWMVDVFMLKAEGQVQSLRFLASKVAGQKPVLDSVIGLIKQQSRQFEKYREQMPEEMRNQMMGTEGAIARVYWQGLGAALPRQYAFNKRTRQPAEDVFNAALNYLYGMLYSVVEGGIFAAGLDPYLGILHVDEYRKPTLSYDLIEPFRPWIDQLLVLECLEKRLQTTFFTRNQHGLFLNKEGKAFIIPLFNNFLRSTRTYFDRESTVKNHIYFLAHLLAQRIRGTV